In Sphingobacteriaceae bacterium, the following proteins share a genomic window:
- a CDS encoding MBL fold metallo-hydrolase: MSLFIASLNSGSNGNCYYVGNEHEAILVDIGISCREVEKRLLRMNLDVKKIKAVFISHEHSDHIKGVEVFSRKHKLPVYITRSTLISGKLLLHEELILEFKGYQTIKIGNLEITAFPKFHDASDPHSFIVSGNGVTIGVLTDIGSVCGHVIDNFKQCHAVFLEANYDEVMMEEGNYPYFLKRRIMGTHGHLSNTQALELFLNYSSPSLSHVLLSHLSRDNNSPQLVKNLFEQHAGTIKVVVASRDYETDVFHILATAVAEAAIPLALPAGAPKKMQAPLQAPAQISLF; encoded by the coding sequence ATGTCTCTTTTTATAGCCTCTCTCAATTCAGGAAGTAACGGCAATTGTTATTACGTAGGTAATGAACATGAAGCTATTCTTGTTGACATTGGCATTTCCTGCCGCGAGGTAGAAAAGAGACTTTTGCGCATGAACCTGGACGTAAAAAAAATCAAAGCGGTTTTTATTTCTCACGAACACTCCGATCACATTAAAGGTGTTGAAGTGTTTTCACGCAAACATAAATTACCGGTTTATATTACGCGCTCTACTTTAATCTCAGGCAAGCTTCTGTTGCATGAAGAATTGATCCTTGAATTTAAAGGCTATCAAACTATAAAAATTGGAAATTTGGAAATTACAGCATTTCCTAAATTTCACGACGCGTCTGATCCACATAGTTTTATTGTCTCAGGAAATGGCGTCACTATTGGTGTTTTAACGGACATTGGTTCTGTATGCGGACATGTGATCGATAATTTTAAACAATGTCACGCTGTTTTCCTGGAAGCCAATTACGATGAGGTAATGATGGAAGAAGGTAATTATCCCTACTTTCTAAAAAGAAGAATTATGGGAACGCATGGTCACTTATCTAACACGCAAGCCCTCGAACTTTTTTTAAATTACAGTTCTCCTTCGTTGAGTCATGTTTTATTATCCCATTTGTCAAGAGATAATAATTCTCCGCAACTGGTTAAAAATTTATTCGAACAACATGCAGGAACTATCAAAGTAGTGGTAGCGTCCCGCGATTACGAAACAGATGTTTTTCATATTCTTGCAACTGCTGTTGCTGAAGCAGCCATTCCTCTGGCCTTGCCTGCCGGTGCACCAAAAAAAATGCAGGCACCCCTTCAGGCACCTGCACAAATATCTCTTTTTTAG
- the tsaB gene encoding tRNA (adenosine(37)-N6)-threonylcarbamoyltransferase complex dimerization subunit type 1 TsaB, translated as MIYLLNIETATTVCSVSISNNGELIFSRELNEGFTHAENLHLFIEQGLKESGIKAKDLSAIAVSKGPGSYTGLRIGVSTAKGLAYALNIPLISIDTLQLMAFAAFEQVQEEAFYCPMIDARRMEIYTAVYDWKLNSQSAVEALIVDENSSTKFNAYSKIYYLGDGMPKCKSLLETRSNAAFIENIYPSAKNMVKLTFNKFQAKTFENLAYFEPFYLKDFMILKKKDKI; from the coding sequence TTGATCTACCTTTTAAATATTGAAACAGCTACTACTGTTTGCTCCGTGTCTATCTCGAACAACGGCGAGCTTATTTTTTCACGTGAGTTAAACGAAGGTTTTACACATGCCGAAAATCTGCATCTTTTTATAGAACAAGGCTTAAAAGAAAGTGGCATCAAAGCAAAGGATCTGTCAGCCATTGCGGTGAGCAAAGGTCCGGGCTCGTATACCGGTTTGCGCATTGGAGTTAGTACCGCTAAGGGACTCGCCTATGCCCTGAACATTCCGCTTATCAGCATCGACACCTTGCAACTTATGGCATTCGCTGCCTTTGAGCAGGTACAAGAAGAAGCCTTTTATTGCCCGATGATTGATGCACGAAGGATGGAGATTTACACAGCGGTTTACGACTGGAAGCTGAATTCTCAAAGTGCCGTTGAAGCCCTTATTGTTGACGAAAACAGCAGCACAAAATTCAATGCCTATTCTAAGATCTATTATTTAGGTGATGGCATGCCGAAATGTAAAAGTCTTTTAGAAACCAGGTCAAATGCGGCATTTATCGAAAACATTTACCCTTCCGCAAAAAACATGGTAAAACTCACATTTAACAAATTTCAGGCAAAAACCTTTGAAAACCTTGCCTACTTTGAGCCCTTTTACCTAAAGGACTTTATGATTTTGAAGAAAAAAGACAAGATTTAA
- a CDS encoding YbhB/YbcL family Raf kinase inhibitor-like protein: MKKLLSILSAYVLFIGATTAQTFTLKSSDIGGQAAQKQFFNGMGCSGQNVSPQLSWENAPEGTTYFAVTMYDKDAPTGSGWWHWVIFNIPATVTELKSGAGEVAKKLAPKEAIQSITDFGKPGYGGPCPPPGAPHQYLITVYALKSKIELDKNASPAMVGFYLNNNMLSKASIVMYAKQ; this comes from the coding sequence ATGAAGAAACTACTTTCCATCCTTTCAGCGTATGTGCTTTTTATTGGAGCTACAACTGCTCAGACATTTACTTTAAAAAGCAGTGATATTGGTGGCCAGGCTGCACAAAAGCAATTTTTTAACGGCATGGGTTGCAGCGGTCAGAATGTGTCGCCTCAACTCTCGTGGGAGAATGCTCCTGAAGGCACCACTTACTTTGCAGTAACCATGTACGATAAAGATGCTCCAACCGGGAGTGGTTGGTGGCATTGGGTAATTTTTAATATTCCTGCTACAGTTACAGAATTAAAATCAGGTGCCGGGGAAGTTGCAAAAAAACTGGCTCCAAAAGAAGCTATTCAAAGTATTACCGATTTCGGAAAACCAGGTTATGGTGGGCCTTGTCCTCCTCCCGGTGCACCGCATCAGTACCTGATAACCGTTTATGCCCTGAAAAGTAAAATTGAACTCGATAAAAACGCCTCGCCGGCCATGGTTGGATTTTACCTCAACAATAACATGCTCAGCAAAGCATCTATTGTGATGTACGCCAAACAATAA
- a CDS encoding cyclic nucleotide-binding protein: MTELQQYIHSYFAIHEKDLQTLSLLFKEEILNKGDFYLKSGRPCEKMSFIKSGILRVYVKTPEKEVTQWVSAKASFITDLSGLVFNAPARWNIQALSDCELYTIDKKNYDEIGNLIPRWHEVEKLFIAKCFSMLEDRIFSHLSMSAEERYLLFYEKNKELFNQVPLQYLASMLGMTPETFSRLRKKTLQ, encoded by the coding sequence ATGACTGAACTTCAGCAATACATACATTCTTATTTTGCAATCCACGAAAAAGACCTTCAAACTTTGAGCCTACTTTTTAAAGAAGAGATTCTTAACAAGGGCGATTTTTATCTTAAGAGCGGAAGGCCTTGTGAGAAAATGAGTTTTATAAAGTCAGGCATACTTCGCGTGTATGTTAAAACTCCGGAAAAAGAAGTTACACAATGGGTTTCTGCTAAAGCTTCTTTTATAACAGACCTCTCCGGCCTCGTCTTTAACGCCCCCGCGCGCTGGAACATACAAGCGCTGAGCGACTGCGAACTTTACACCATAGATAAAAAAAATTATGATGAGATTGGCAATCTTATTCCACGCTGGCATGAGGTTGAAAAATTATTTATTGCCAAGTGCTTTTCTATGTTGGAAGACCGCATCTTTAGTCACCTTTCTATGAGCGCAGAAGAACGTTACCTGCTTTTCTACGAAAAAAATAAAGAACTTTTTAACCAGGTACCTTTGCAATACCTTGCTTCCATGTTGGGTATGACACCTGAAACTTTCAGTCGTCTTCGTAAAAAAACACTTCAGTAG
- a CDS encoding cation-efflux pump → MELEEKAIKTTYLSIFGNLGLAIIKGITGYFGNSYAMIADAIESVSDIFSSLLVLFGLKYASRPADKNHPYGHGRAEPLVTFLVVGFLVASAVIIAWQSVENIQTPHDLPRPFTLIVLGVIIGIKETFYRIVKRRGEQTHSSAIKADAWHHRSDAITSLAAFIGISIALILGKGYESADDWAALFASGIILYNSYLIFRPALGEIMDEQLNDDLIIRIRNLSIQVAGVIDTEKCLARKTGMKYHVDLHIIVDAGITVREGHVIAHNLKDYLQQEIIQLADVLIHVEPND, encoded by the coding sequence GTGGAACTCGAAGAAAAAGCAATAAAAACAACTTACCTGAGTATCTTCGGTAACCTGGGATTGGCTATTATTAAAGGTATTACGGGGTACTTCGGAAATTCTTATGCGATGATAGCCGACGCCATTGAATCGGTTTCTGATATTTTTTCTTCACTGCTGGTTTTATTTGGATTAAAATACGCAAGCAGGCCGGCAGATAAAAATCATCCTTACGGGCATGGAAGAGCAGAACCTTTGGTTACTTTTTTGGTTGTAGGTTTTTTAGTGGCCTCAGCAGTTATCATTGCCTGGCAAAGTGTTGAAAACATTCAAACCCCACACGATCTGCCCCGACCTTTTACATTAATTGTTTTAGGAGTTATTATCGGCATTAAAGAAACATTTTACCGTATTGTAAAGCGCAGGGGCGAACAAACGCATAGTTCGGCTATTAAAGCCGACGCCTGGCACCACCGCAGTGACGCTATTACTTCTCTTGCAGCTTTTATAGGAATTTCTATTGCGCTCATTTTAGGAAAAGGATACGAATCGGCCGATGATTGGGCCGCACTTTTTGCTTCCGGAATTATTTTATATAACAGTTACCTGATTTTCCGACCGGCCCTGGGTGAGATCATGGATGAACAACTTAACGACGATCTTATTATCCGTATCCGGAATCTCTCAATACAAGTAGCAGGGGTAATCGATACAGAAAAATGCCTGGCGCGTAAAACAGGGATGAAATACCATGTAGACTTACACATTATTGTCGATGCCGGAATTACAGTGCGCGAGGGTCATGTAATTGCACATAATTTAAAAGATTATCTTCAACAAGAAATTATCCAGTTGGCCGACGTACTTATTCACGTTGAGCCCAATGATTAG
- a CDS encoding polyketide cyclase, producing the protein MSKEIRTEIQIYASKEKIWSILMDFKNYSSWNPFLTAISGQALAHEKLQVRFLPPGKKGMTMRPTVLEVSPLKVFRWKGRLFLPGIFDGEHIFELKDLADGSTLFIQREKFNGILVPLLTKMLDVNTVNGFKLMNEKLKNRAETL; encoded by the coding sequence ATGTCAAAAGAAATCAGAACAGAAATACAGATCTATGCATCTAAAGAGAAAATATGGAGCATCTTAATGGACTTTAAAAATTATTCCAGCTGGAATCCTTTTTTAACGGCGATTAGTGGGCAGGCCCTCGCTCATGAAAAACTACAAGTGCGTTTCCTTCCTCCAGGTAAAAAAGGAATGACCATGCGTCCCACTGTTTTAGAAGTCAGCCCACTTAAAGTGTTCCGCTGGAAAGGCCGGTTATTTCTACCAGGAATTTTTGACGGAGAGCATATTTTCGAATTAAAAGATCTGGCTGATGGAAGTACACTTTTTATTCAACGCGAAAAATTTAATGGTATACTTGTGCCACTTCTCACTAAAATGCTCGACGTAAATACAGTAAATGGCTTTAAGCTGATGAATGAAAAACTGAAAAACAGAGCAGAAACTTTGTAA
- a CDS encoding efflux transporter periplasmic adaptor subunit, translating into MKRIYWIIIIGVVAIASIVLVKVAKGNKPAEVYTEDAAVRSIVEVVSATGKIQPETELKISSDVSGEITEMMVKEGDQVKKGALLCRIRPDLYVSAFDRVNASVNTTKANLQSAKAQLVQAKASLANSEATYNRNKKLLEQNVISQQEFDALKAQFEGAKANVASLEANVNAGQFNIQSSEASLKEANTNLEKTYIYSPVDATVSKLSVEKGERVVGVSGMTGTEIMRLANLNEMEVSVEVNENDIIKVHKNDTAIIEVDAYMDKKFKGIVTEIANSSNATGISVDQVTNFVVKIRMLRESYGYLVNDKNLIPFRPGMSASVDIQTRRVSKVITIPIQAVTTRNKDSVDTKKPDEDDRQITVTNENEDKELKKSEEKIKEYVFILEKETIKQVEVKTGIQDNDYIEISSGIKKGDVIVCGPYSAVSKTLKDKSKVKVVKKEDLYKADTK; encoded by the coding sequence ATGAAGAGAATTTATTGGATTATTATCATAGGAGTTGTTGCGATTGCTTCGATCGTGCTTGTTAAAGTAGCGAAGGGCAATAAACCTGCAGAAGTTTATACCGAAGATGCGGCCGTTCGTAGTATTGTAGAAGTGGTGTCTGCTACCGGAAAAATTCAACCGGAAACGGAATTAAAGATCAGTAGTGATGTGAGTGGTGAAATTACGGAGATGATGGTAAAAGAAGGCGATCAGGTTAAAAAAGGAGCTTTACTTTGCCGCATCCGTCCCGATTTATACGTGAGCGCGTTCGATCGCGTGAATGCTTCTGTAAATACAACCAAAGCAAATTTACAAAGTGCAAAAGCGCAGTTGGTACAAGCCAAAGCTAGCCTGGCCAACAGCGAAGCTACTTATAACCGCAATAAAAAATTACTTGAACAAAACGTTATTTCACAACAAGAGTTTGATGCTTTAAAAGCTCAGTTCGAAGGCGCCAAAGCAAACGTTGCATCTTTGGAAGCCAATGTAAACGCCGGGCAATTTAATATTCAAAGCAGTGAAGCTTCTTTAAAGGAGGCCAATACCAATTTGGAGAAAACCTATATTTATTCGCCTGTAGATGCTACTGTTTCTAAACTAAGTGTGGAAAAAGGAGAACGTGTGGTGGGAGTTAGCGGTATGACCGGAACAGAAATTATGCGTCTGGCCAACCTCAACGAAATGGAAGTAAGTGTAGAAGTGAATGAGAATGATATTATTAAAGTGCACAAAAACGATACGGCCATTATTGAAGTGGATGCTTACATGGATAAAAAATTCAAAGGCATAGTCACAGAGATTGCAAACTCTTCGAATGCTACGGGTATATCGGTGGACCAGGTAACCAATTTCGTGGTTAAAATCCGTATGCTGAGAGAATCGTATGGGTATTTAGTGAATGATAAAAACCTTATTCCTTTTCGTCCGGGAATGAGTGCCAGTGTTGATATTCAAACGAGGCGCGTATCTAAAGTGATCACCATTCCAATTCAGGCAGTAACTACCAGGAATAAAGACTCAGTAGATACAAAAAAACCTGATGAGGATGACAGGCAGATTACGGTAACAAATGAGAATGAAGATAAAGAGCTAAAGAAATCAGAAGAGAAAATAAAAGAATATGTTTTTATTCTCGAAAAAGAAACCATCAAGCAGGTAGAAGTTAAAACAGGTATCCAGGATAACGATTATATTGAAATTAGTTCAGGTATAAAAAAAGGGGATGTAATTGTTTGTGGTCCATACAGCGCCGTTTCTAAAACTTTAAAAGACAAGAGCAAAGTAAAAGTGGTTAAAAAAGAAGACTTGTATAAAGCAGATACGAAGTAA
- a CDS encoding potassium transporter Kup → MPNPNQDRRKITMNGILISLGIIYGAIGTSPLYVMSAIFGESEIRADIVRGSISAIFWTLTLQATVKYIILTLRADNKGEGGIFSLYALLRRTRFKWLLIPAMIGGSALLADGVITPSISISAAIEGLHFYNPHLKTVPFVLGILFLLFFLQQFGSGFMWKPFGPFMSLWFLMLGAIGIYQLKNDWSVLYCLNPMYAYKLLVTHPYGFTIFGAIFLCTTGAETIYSDMGHSNRKNIRVSWIFVKAMLLLNYFGQAAWLLAHEGMTLQSFKGGNPFYLSMPEWFIPFGIGMATIATVVASQALISGSFTIINEIIRLNLWPKVLVKHPSLLKGQLYIPSANWFLMLGCIGVVLFFKESKNMQHAYGLAIALTMLMTTTLLNFYLHMKKYNQYFIYFIITFFLIIEVSFFAANLSKFLHGGWITVVLALVLIFVMTVWHLAKRIRKRYVEMVNLADHQQKIIDLSHDESLTKYATHLIYMTSANNPEEIESKIIYSILQKRPKRADIYWFLHVDVADEPYRMEYKVKHVATDDIIRIDFRLGFRVAPKINLLFRKVVEDLVKNKEVDITSRYESLNKNNVIGDFKFVVVEKFLSYDNDLPAFEKLILNIYFIMKHFSLSEAKAFGLDSSSVKVEQFPMVISQPKEMAMRRIN, encoded by the coding sequence ATGCCAAATCCGAATCAAGACCGAAGAAAAATTACGATGAATGGCATATTAATTTCGCTGGGAATTATTTATGGCGCTATTGGCACTTCCCCACTCTATGTGATGAGCGCTATTTTCGGAGAAAGTGAAATTCGTGCTGACATTGTGAGAGGCTCCATCTCCGCTATCTTCTGGACTCTCACACTTCAGGCGACTGTAAAGTACATTATTCTTACGCTTCGGGCAGACAATAAAGGGGAAGGCGGGATTTTTTCATTATACGCTTTGTTAAGACGTACACGTTTCAAATGGTTGCTTATTCCCGCCATGATAGGTGGCAGCGCTTTGCTTGCCGATGGTGTTATTACTCCTTCCATTTCTATTTCTGCAGCCATTGAGGGTTTGCATTTTTACAATCCCCATCTTAAAACGGTTCCGTTTGTGCTCGGTATTTTATTTCTTTTATTTTTCCTCCAACAATTCGGCAGCGGGTTTATGTGGAAGCCTTTCGGACCTTTTATGAGTCTGTGGTTCCTTATGCTCGGCGCTATAGGCATCTACCAGTTAAAGAATGACTGGAGTGTCTTGTACTGCCTCAATCCCATGTATGCCTATAAACTTCTGGTGACACATCCTTATGGCTTTACCATTTTTGGCGCGATCTTTTTATGTACTACAGGTGCCGAAACTATTTATTCAGACATGGGTCATTCCAACAGAAAAAATATTCGTGTGAGCTGGATATTTGTAAAAGCAATGCTTCTGCTGAATTATTTTGGCCAGGCGGCCTGGCTCCTTGCACATGAAGGCATGACCTTACAATCTTTTAAAGGAGGAAATCCTTTTTACCTGAGCATGCCCGAATGGTTTATTCCTTTTGGAATCGGGATGGCCACCATAGCAACCGTTGTGGCTTCGCAGGCATTGATCAGCGGATCTTTTACCATTATAAATGAGATTATCCGTTTAAATCTCTGGCCAAAAGTCTTAGTAAAGCACCCTTCCCTTTTAAAAGGACAACTTTATATTCCTTCTGCCAATTGGTTTTTAATGTTGGGGTGTATTGGCGTTGTTTTATTTTTCAAGGAATCAAAAAATATGCAGCATGCCTACGGTCTGGCCATTGCGTTAACTATGTTGATGACCACAACCTTGTTGAATTTTTACCTGCACATGAAAAAATACAACCAGTATTTTATCTATTTCATCATTACTTTTTTTCTGATCATAGAGGTTTCTTTTTTTGCCGCAAACCTTAGTAAGTTTTTACACGGTGGGTGGATCACCGTTGTTCTTGCCTTAGTGCTTATTTTCGTAATGACCGTGTGGCATCTTGCAAAAAGAATCCGGAAACGCTATGTAGAAATGGTAAACCTGGCCGATCATCAGCAAAAAATCATCGACCTGAGTCACGACGAGTCTCTTACAAAATATGCCACGCATCTTATTTACATGACCAGCGCAAATAATCCTGAAGAGATAGAATCAAAAATAATTTATTCGATTTTGCAGAAGCGTCCGAAGCGCGCTGATATTTATTGGTTTTTGCATGTGGATGTGGCAGATGAGCCTTACCGCATGGAGTATAAAGTAAAACATGTGGCAACAGATGACATTATCCGGATCGACTTTCGATTAGGATTTCGCGTAGCTCCGAAAATAAATTTGCTATTCAGAAAAGTAGTGGAAGATCTGGTAAAAAATAAAGAAGTAGACATCACCAGTCGCTACGAATCACTGAATAAAAACAATGTGATTGGCGATTTCAAATTTGTGGTAGTCGAAAAATTCCTTTCCTACGACAACGATCTTCCTGCTTTCGAAAAACTTATACTCAATATTTATTTCATCATGAAGCATTTCAGTTTGAGTGAGGCTAAGGCATTTGGACTAGACAGCAGTTCGGTGAAAGTCGAGCAATTTCCCATGGTGATTAGCCAGCCTAAGGAGATGGCGATGCGACGGATCAATTAG